Proteins found in one Erwinia sp. SLM-02 genomic segment:
- a CDS encoding DUF1479 domain-containing protein: MSDFTSTTLPEDHKALIRLMKKQLRQQIGDVEGLFAQVKHKITTEIARAKAEEAANGTAWPVINWSDISEKRITAEQIAAIKRRGCVVVKQTFPRDKALAWDTSMLDYLDRNDFDAQYRGPGDTFFGSLEASRPEIYPIYWSTAQMEARQSEAMAETQSFLNRLWKFETEGVSWFNPDVSIIYPDRIRRRLPGTTSKGLGAHTDSGALERWLLPAYQQVFSKIFNNQFAEYDPWDAAHRTEVHEYDVDNTTKCSAFRTFQGWTALSDMQQGQGLLHVVPVPEAMAYVLLRPLLNDVPEDELCGVAPGKVLPVSPQWHPDLIEGLSSIPSLQAGDSVWWHCDVIHSVAPVTEQQGWGNVMYIPAAPLCEKNLAYAHKVAQALDQGTSPGDFPREDYERDWQQRFTTADLNDIGKRSLGLE, translated from the coding sequence ATGAGCGATTTCACCTCGACCACCCTACCTGAAGACCACAAGGCCCTTATCCGGCTGATGAAAAAGCAGCTTCGCCAGCAGATTGGTGACGTTGAAGGGCTTTTTGCCCAGGTTAAGCACAAGATTACGACTGAAATCGCCCGGGCGAAGGCAGAAGAGGCCGCGAACGGCACCGCCTGGCCGGTGATTAACTGGAGTGACATCAGCGAAAAACGCATCACGGCGGAGCAGATTGCGGCGATCAAACGGCGCGGCTGCGTGGTGGTGAAGCAAACTTTCCCGCGCGATAAAGCCCTGGCCTGGGACACCTCAATGCTCGACTACCTCGACCGCAACGATTTCGACGCGCAGTATCGTGGGCCGGGGGATACGTTCTTCGGCAGCCTTGAGGCATCCAGACCGGAGATTTACCCGATTTACTGGTCCACCGCACAGATGGAAGCGCGGCAAAGTGAGGCAATGGCCGAAACGCAGTCGTTCCTCAACCGCCTGTGGAAGTTTGAAACCGAAGGGGTGAGCTGGTTTAACCCGGACGTCAGCATTATCTATCCGGACCGCATCCGTCGCCGCCTGCCGGGAACCACCTCAAAAGGCCTGGGTGCGCACACCGACTCCGGCGCGCTGGAACGCTGGCTGCTGCCGGCCTACCAGCAGGTATTCAGCAAAATATTCAACAATCAGTTCGCCGAGTACGATCCGTGGGATGCGGCGCACCGCACCGAGGTGCATGAATATGATGTTGATAACACCACCAAGTGCTCCGCCTTCCGCACCTTCCAGGGCTGGACCGCGCTGTCGGATATGCAGCAGGGACAGGGGCTGCTGCACGTGGTGCCGGTGCCGGAAGCGATGGCCTATGTGCTGCTGCGGCCGCTGCTGAACGACGTCCCGGAAGATGAACTGTGCGGCGTGGCGCCGGGCAAGGTTCTGCCGGTATCACCACAGTGGCACCCTGATTTGATTGAGGGACTCAGCTCGATCCCGTCGCTGCAGGCGGGCGATTCGGTCTGGTGGCACTGCGATGTGATCCACTCGGTGGCCCCGGTAACCGAACAGCAGGGCTGGGGCAACGTGATGTATATCCCCGCCGCACCGCTCTGTGAGAAGAATCTGGCCTACGCACACAAAGTGGCGCAGGCGCTGGATCAAGGAACGTCGCCGGGCGATTTCCCGCGGGAAGACTACGAACGCGACTGGCAGCAGCGCTTTACTACTGCGGATTTGAATGACATCGGTAAGCGTAGCCTCGGGTTGGAATAA
- a CDS encoding DeoR family transcriptional regulator, whose translation MNSRHEQIIQLVNERGSVSVSELAQLTGVSEVTIRQDLNALERDNFLKRVHGSAVAPDSDDVNSRMQTRYKIKQGLAEFAASQIGDGEAIFIEGGSTNALLARALAARSDLTIITVSHFIAHLLRDSQCEVVILGGQYQKSSESVVGPLTRYCIQQLNFHKAFIGVDGWHSDTGFTGRNMMRCDVVNAVMAKGTWTIALTDSSKFGSVHPYPISIEHRFSQIITDDGLAPDIRKALIKQQYQLDIVAQRR comes from the coding sequence ATGAACAGCAGACACGAACAGATCATCCAGCTGGTGAATGAAAGAGGCAGCGTCAGCGTCAGCGAGCTGGCGCAGCTGACCGGCGTTTCCGAAGTCACTATCCGCCAGGATCTCAACGCGCTGGAACGCGATAATTTCCTGAAGCGCGTTCATGGCTCCGCCGTGGCGCCCGACAGCGATGACGTCAATTCCCGCATGCAGACCCGCTACAAAATCAAGCAGGGGCTGGCCGAATTTGCCGCCTCACAGATCGGCGATGGCGAAGCGATCTTTATCGAAGGCGGCAGCACCAATGCCCTGCTGGCCCGCGCGCTCGCCGCGCGCAGCGACCTGACGATTATCACCGTCAGCCACTTTATCGCCCATCTGCTGCGCGACTCGCAGTGCGAAGTGGTGATCCTCGGCGGCCAGTATCAGAAAAGCAGCGAGTCCGTGGTCGGACCGTTAACCCGCTACTGCATCCAGCAGCTCAACTTCCACAAGGCCTTTATCGGCGTGGACGGCTGGCATTCCGATACCGGCTTTACCGGCCGCAACATGATGCGCTGCGACGTGGTGAACGCGGTAATGGCCAAAGGTACCTGGACCATTGCGCTGACCGACTCGTCCAAATTCGGCAGCGTACACCCTTATCCGATTTCCATTGAGCACCGCTTCAGCCAGATCATCACCGATGACGGCCTGGCACCGGACATCCGTAAGGCGCTGATTAAGCAGCAGTATCAGCTGGATATTGTTGCCCAGCGCCGCTAG
- a CDS encoding cold-shock protein — translation MAATPADSEKWCLGSVIWYGGFNTKTNRENHFGFLASESKAELFFHKSDIIGSQLPEEETLVLFHEGVSKNGKPAAFAVHLLEAADSADRLADYLSASRQGEIDFNRWPYRDRVIQCFTQAWGKDVVSRLAASGIPPCTLLALFHQRMHYAGLFDAIAASRDFNGLIAERICPTLMPRSFIDAHITQFAGWIKSEAVQSSVHAVPQVALIKTLLTHISLSAVLYLAFLNCLPADTLIDHRGSEIAQFVKRSFSDDRLAVEPFVRDAYQHAFASRADYFAHPVIKAYALPYLIKLKMFRKDFSFVDDIESSPLMSADPEYFILGKLLPLIGRNDDMVIQSVILHEIWQGLLSGRITVDHPAIFRLFPQCENLRSRYWHIKLSCEAFHWQPKNQDGPKAKVFLCRSKKCLEPQVLPDLSKPYGDFSIYDWLAHYGMQYMVADEPSKRDLPIKLAAWFNRIRELFARLCCRSCGLLMVPNMKYSRVEATVWDPESKGFVRRPFQAAYRLTVFKCASHGCEQFDISHYINHCIGYKCSEIIDARDLTEKCDEGRYICTSCGSCCTHHQEKYGNVNNGEAEDVKYERIYSGSPYYIP, via the coding sequence ATGGCCGCAACCCCTGCGGATAGTGAAAAATGGTGTCTGGGTAGCGTGATCTGGTACGGCGGTTTTAATACCAAAACGAACAGAGAAAACCATTTCGGCTTTCTGGCCTCCGAGAGCAAAGCAGAGCTTTTTTTTCATAAAAGCGACATCATCGGCAGCCAACTGCCCGAAGAAGAAACGCTGGTTCTGTTTCACGAAGGCGTCAGCAAAAACGGCAAACCCGCCGCCTTTGCCGTACATCTTCTGGAGGCCGCCGACTCGGCGGATCGGCTGGCCGACTACCTCAGCGCTTCCCGCCAGGGTGAAATTGATTTCAACCGCTGGCCGTACCGCGACAGGGTGATTCAGTGCTTCACTCAGGCGTGGGGAAAAGACGTGGTCAGCCGGCTGGCTGCCAGCGGCATTCCGCCCTGCACGCTGTTGGCGTTGTTCCACCAGCGGATGCACTATGCCGGGCTGTTTGATGCCATCGCCGCCAGCCGCGATTTTAACGGCCTGATTGCAGAACGGATCTGCCCGACGCTGATGCCGCGCTCGTTTATCGACGCGCATATCACGCAGTTTGCCGGGTGGATAAAATCAGAGGCAGTACAGAGTTCCGTTCACGCGGTGCCCCAGGTCGCACTGATTAAAACGCTGCTGACCCATATCTCTTTGAGCGCCGTTCTCTACCTCGCCTTCCTGAACTGCCTGCCGGCTGACACCCTGATTGACCACCGCGGCAGTGAAATAGCGCAGTTTGTTAAGCGCAGCTTCAGCGATGACAGGCTGGCGGTAGAACCCTTTGTGCGCGACGCCTATCAGCACGCGTTCGCATCAAGAGCCGATTATTTCGCTCACCCGGTAATTAAGGCTTATGCGCTGCCCTATCTGATAAAACTCAAGATGTTCAGAAAGGATTTCAGCTTCGTTGATGACATTGAATCCAGCCCGCTGATGTCCGCCGATCCTGAGTATTTTATCCTCGGGAAGCTCCTGCCGCTGATTGGGCGCAACGACGATATGGTCATTCAAAGCGTGATTCTGCATGAGATCTGGCAGGGATTATTGTCCGGCAGGATCACCGTTGATCATCCCGCTATCTTCAGGCTTTTCCCGCAGTGTGAAAATTTGCGCAGCCGTTACTGGCATATCAAACTCTCCTGCGAGGCCTTCCACTGGCAGCCCAAAAATCAGGACGGCCCTAAGGCAAAAGTGTTTCTCTGCCGATCGAAAAAGTGCCTGGAACCTCAGGTATTGCCCGATCTCAGTAAGCCTTACGGGGATTTCTCCATTTATGACTGGCTTGCGCACTACGGCATGCAGTATATGGTCGCGGACGAGCCGTCAAAGCGCGATTTACCGATTAAACTGGCGGCCTGGTTTAACCGTATCAGGGAGCTGTTTGCGCGCCTCTGCTGCCGCAGCTGCGGTCTGCTGATGGTCCCCAATATGAAATACTCCCGCGTTGAGGCCACGGTGTGGGACCCGGAAAGCAAAGGATTTGTCCGCAGACCCTTCCAGGCGGCCTATCGTCTGACGGTATTTAAGTGCGCCAGCCATGGCTGCGAGCAATTTGATATCAGCCACTACATCAACCACTGCATTGGCTATAAATGCAGCGAGATTATCGACGCCCGCGATCTGACCGAGAAATGCGACGAAGGCCGGTATATCTGTACCTCCTGTGGCTCCTGCTGCACGCATCACCAGGAAAAATATGGCAACGTCAATAACGGCGAAGCGGAAGATGTGAAGTACGAGCGCATCTATAGCGGTTCACCGTACTACATCCCGTAA
- a CDS encoding LysR family transcriptional regulator — protein sequence MINFRIIRHMWLFLAVAEEKHFGRAAKKLGMTQPPLTQQIQVLEQSLKVKLFDRSKRNVQLTPVGLAILPAVKKFAEQVERLEVAINEAVAGHSGVLTIGAISAAMLDVLPGYIRRMKALNPDIVISIKEIDSAEAIPALQNGEIDLAFARLTGEQGEGIESLPISSAELVVTLPHDHRLAGQNRISLRSLMNEEWVMFYRYLNPGYFDSIITACRSEGFSPRILHEVRSVALQIAFVGCGQGIALVPSSLKHLSLTSVVTLPLEERIEVVTTAVAWSSARQNPLVERFVELVKGDA from the coding sequence ATGATTAATTTTCGCATCATCCGCCATATGTGGCTGTTCCTCGCCGTGGCGGAAGAGAAACATTTCGGCCGTGCGGCAAAGAAACTGGGTATGACGCAGCCTCCTTTAACCCAGCAAATTCAGGTGCTGGAACAGTCGCTGAAAGTTAAGCTGTTCGACCGCTCGAAAAGAAACGTGCAGCTGACTCCGGTCGGCCTGGCGATCCTTCCGGCGGTGAAGAAATTTGCGGAGCAGGTGGAGCGGCTTGAGGTGGCGATCAACGAGGCCGTTGCCGGGCACAGCGGGGTGCTGACGATTGGCGCCATCAGCGCCGCAATGCTGGACGTGCTGCCCGGCTATATTCGCCGGATGAAGGCGCTGAACCCGGATATCGTGATTTCCATTAAGGAGATCGACAGCGCTGAGGCAATTCCGGCGCTGCAGAACGGTGAAATTGACCTGGCATTCGCCCGTCTGACCGGCGAGCAGGGGGAAGGGATTGAATCGCTGCCGATATCCAGCGCGGAGCTGGTGGTGACGCTACCGCACGATCACCGGCTGGCCGGGCAGAACCGAATCAGCCTGCGCTCGCTGATGAATGAAGAGTGGGTGATGTTCTATCGCTACCTCAACCCCGGGTATTTTGACAGCATTATCACCGCCTGCCGCAGTGAGGGCTTTTCGCCGCGCATCCTCCATGAGGTTCGCTCCGTTGCCTTACAGATCGCGTTCGTCGGCTGCGGGCAGGGTATTGCGCTGGTTCCTTCCTCGCTGAAACATCTGTCGCTCACCAGCGTGGTGACGCTGCCGCTGGAAGAGCGCATTGAAGTGGTCACCACGGCGGTGGCCTGGTCTTCTGCCCGCCAGAATCCGCTGGTGGAACGGTTTGTGGAACTGGTGAAAGGGGATGCGTAG
- a CDS encoding DMT family transporter gives MTLSASSRIAGIAFAVLAAFGFSFKAIFVKLAYQSAPVDAVTLLALRMSMSLPVILLMAIPILRQGPALTAKDYGWLVLLGVVGYYGSSMLDFMGLQYISAGLERLILFTYPMLTILIGVAFLGKKFERKVLLAMALAYAGILFAFMHDVSVSAEMSTVIVGGLLVFGCAVLYAGYSAGSEAAIGRLGAMKFSVLALLVSTMATLVHFLLTHRLTALHLPLPVYGWSLAMAMFSTVLPIFWQSAAVFRIGAARAVLIGLLGPVLTIFFSWWLLNEPISVEQMVGTVLVICGLLVVIRR, from the coding sequence ATGACTCTATCTGCCTCATCCCGGATTGCCGGGATCGCTTTTGCCGTACTCGCCGCGTTTGGTTTTTCGTTTAAGGCGATATTCGTTAAGCTCGCCTATCAGTCTGCACCCGTCGATGCGGTCACCCTGCTGGCGCTGCGGATGAGCATGTCGCTACCGGTTATCCTGCTGATGGCAATCCCCATCCTGCGCCAAGGGCCGGCACTCACCGCTAAGGACTACGGATGGCTTGTCCTGCTCGGCGTGGTGGGCTATTACGGATCCAGCATGCTGGACTTTATGGGTCTGCAATATATCTCCGCCGGACTGGAGCGACTGATTCTGTTTACCTACCCGATGCTGACTATCCTTATCGGGGTGGCTTTTTTGGGGAAAAAGTTTGAAAGAAAAGTGCTGCTGGCGATGGCGCTTGCCTACGCCGGGATCCTGTTTGCCTTTATGCACGACGTCAGCGTCTCCGCCGAGATGAGTACGGTGATCGTCGGCGGCCTGCTGGTGTTCGGCTGTGCGGTGCTGTATGCCGGCTACAGCGCCGGTTCGGAAGCGGCGATTGGTCGCCTCGGCGCGATGAAGTTTTCCGTGCTGGCGCTGCTAGTGTCCACGATGGCCACGCTGGTCCACTTCCTCCTCACCCATCGTCTGACGGCGCTCCATCTGCCGCTGCCGGTCTACGGCTGGAGTCTGGCGATGGCGATGTTCTCAACGGTGCTGCCGATTTTCTGGCAGTCCGCCGCCGTCTTCCGTATCGGTGCCGCCAGAGCGGTGCTGATTGGCCTGCTGGGCCCGGTACTGACCATTTTCTTTAGCTGGTGGCTGCTCAATGAGCCGATATCAGTGGAGCAGATGGTGGGAACGGTACTGGTTATTTGCGGGCTGCTGGTGGTGATCCGCCGTTAG
- a CDS encoding substrate-binding domain-containing protein: MKKTLLLCLTLLTLSPAAFAVQVGVSIAQMDDVFLSRLRGYVLDQSKTYPDMKVQFEDAQGAVDKQLSQVQNFINGKVDVIIVNPVDTQGTKNMSEAARKAKIPLIYLNRMPSDSKMGDGVSYIGSDEVEAGRLQMEYLAEKVKDRKSVNVAIMKGLLSNDATRFRTQGAKEVIARHPNMHVTLEDTAKWMREDGMNLMNNWILAGDKIDILSANADEMAIGAAMAIKSNGLTPGKDILVGGTDGGPNGLQAIKTGLLTVTVFQDAKSQAYGAVDMAETAAKGGKVEDIKFIPFQQVTPQNYQQFMTK, from the coding sequence ATGAAAAAAACACTCTTGCTCTGTCTGACCCTTCTCACGCTCAGCCCGGCTGCTTTTGCGGTTCAGGTGGGCGTCAGCATCGCACAAATGGACGATGTCTTCCTGTCCCGTCTGCGGGGATACGTGCTGGACCAAAGTAAAACCTATCCTGATATGAAAGTGCAGTTTGAAGATGCGCAGGGTGCGGTCGATAAGCAGCTGAGCCAGGTACAGAATTTTATCAACGGCAAGGTGGATGTAATTATCGTCAACCCGGTGGATACCCAGGGCACCAAAAATATGAGCGAGGCCGCCAGAAAGGCCAAAATTCCGCTGATCTACCTCAACCGTATGCCGTCGGATTCGAAGATGGGTGACGGGGTCAGCTATATCGGCAGTGATGAAGTCGAGGCCGGCAGGCTGCAAATGGAGTACCTGGCGGAGAAGGTGAAGGACCGTAAAAGCGTCAACGTGGCGATTATGAAAGGGCTGCTGAGCAACGATGCCACCCGCTTCAGAACGCAGGGCGCAAAAGAGGTGATCGCCAGACATCCCAATATGCACGTGACGCTGGAAGATACCGCCAAGTGGATGCGTGAAGACGGCATGAACCTGATGAACAACTGGATCCTCGCCGGTGACAAAATCGACATTCTTTCCGCGAACGCCGATGAAATGGCGATCGGCGCGGCGATGGCGATAAAAAGCAACGGCCTGACTCCCGGTAAGGATATTCTGGTTGGCGGCACCGACGGCGGCCCGAACGGCCTGCAGGCGATTAAAACCGGTCTGCTGACCGTCACCGTGTTCCAGGACGCGAAATCACAGGCCTACGGGGCGGTGGATATGGCCGAGACAGCCGCTAAAGGCGGCAAGGTCGAGGACATTAAATTTATTCCCTTCCAGCAGGTTACTCCTCAGAACTACCAGCAGTTTATGACGAAGTAA
- a CDS encoding RipA family octameric membrane protein: protein MKVVTEQADAEFMQAFFENDTAGSEHDERRTVKIQQALIAAVAQKNRESTLFWQHAIAFLALFVFLYAALGASLTLDLSAGNASHGHKSIEYALEAIPVLIAFSGYFIAILYLFHCKTSARRTESWDRAIRALEAQGSGSLFTAVNARSSGASDYSSPAIATALALFIGLTWLVIYNYLTFTTSGVMGSVISLFISTMTYVILDIQLLKPTHNHAAPAEPEKEEEKEKAEETRTPPEQD from the coding sequence ATGAAAGTGGTCACTGAGCAGGCTGATGCAGAGTTTATGCAGGCATTTTTTGAAAACGACACGGCCGGGAGCGAACACGACGAGCGGCGAACGGTGAAGATCCAACAGGCGCTGATCGCTGCCGTCGCGCAGAAAAACCGCGAATCGACGCTGTTCTGGCAGCACGCTATCGCTTTCCTGGCGCTGTTTGTTTTTCTTTATGCCGCGCTGGGCGCTTCGCTGACGCTGGATCTCTCCGCCGGGAATGCCAGCCACGGCCATAAAAGTATCGAATATGCGCTGGAAGCCATTCCGGTGCTGATCGCCTTTTCCGGCTACTTTATTGCCATTCTGTACCTGTTCCACTGTAAAACCAGCGCCCGCCGTACCGAGAGCTGGGATCGGGCGATCCGCGCGCTGGAAGCACAGGGTTCCGGCAGCCTGTTTACCGCCGTTAACGCCCGCAGCTCAGGTGCCAGCGACTATTCCAGCCCGGCGATTGCCACCGCGCTGGCGCTGTTTATCGGCCTGACCTGGCTGGTTATTTATAATTACCTCACCTTCACCACCAGCGGCGTGATGGGCAGCGTGATCTCACTGTTTATCAGCACCATGACCTATGTGATCCTTGATATCCAGCTGCTGAAACCGACGCATAACCATGCCGCCCCGGCTGAGCCGGAGAAAGAGGAAGAGAAAGAGAAAGCGGAAGAAACCCGGACCCCGCCGGAACAGGACTGA
- the glgX gene encoding glycogen debranching protein GlgX has translation MSNEKRFEIRAGYGYALGANYDGEGVNFAIFSAHAERVELCLYDDSGQHEIARLTLPEYTNEVWHGYVPGLRPGALYGYRVHGPYDPENGHRFNPHKLLIDPYARELAGDIAWNDAHFAYQLGHEEKDLSFDTRDSAPFTPKCRVIDINEFDWQDHRRPSVPWPNAVVYETHVKGFTQLNPAIPPELRGTFEGMGHKASVDYIKSLGITSVELLPVHWFPDDQHLLDKGLKNFWGYNSLGFFVPATRYYGPRGIQGFREMVRAYHDAGIEVILDVVYNHTAEGNELGPTLSFKGIDNFSYYRTLPDQHRYYINDTGTGNTVNTSHPRVLQMVMDSLRYWAEAMHIDGFRFDLGTILGREPEGFDQRGGFFDAVMQDPVLAKLKLIGEPWDIGPGGYQVGGFPPGWGEWNDKYRDTVREYWKGENVTTDFAARLLGSGDLYDLRGRRPSASVNFITAHDGFTLNDLVSYNEKHNEANGEGNNDGHNDNRSFNYGAEGPTDDAGINAVRECQKRNFLTTLLFSHGTPMLLAGDEFGRSQLGNNNGYCQDSEISWIHWENLPESAGALREFTRRLIALRASQPLLRRENWRDGMVIKWFNAGGGPQQSEQWDEGTTIGLYLTRPDLQQQEGIWHDVLMLFNPFEGSVPFSIPQIGEGGWVLELNTADPQQQGQVITQEEDFELAGRSFVLFRRP, from the coding sequence ATGTCCAACGAAAAACGATTTGAAATCAGGGCAGGATACGGTTACGCACTTGGGGCAAATTACGACGGCGAAGGGGTGAATTTCGCAATCTTCTCCGCCCACGCGGAGCGGGTTGAGCTTTGCCTGTATGACGACAGCGGGCAGCATGAAATTGCCCGGCTGACGCTGCCGGAATACACCAATGAGGTCTGGCACGGCTACGTCCCCGGCCTCAGGCCCGGTGCGCTGTACGGCTATCGCGTTCACGGCCCGTACGATCCGGAAAACGGCCACCGCTTCAACCCGCATAAGCTGCTTATCGACCCTTATGCCCGCGAGCTGGCCGGTGATATCGCCTGGAACGACGCCCATTTTGCCTACCAGCTGGGGCATGAAGAGAAGGATTTAAGCTTCGATACCCGCGACAGCGCCCCCTTTACGCCAAAGTGCCGGGTGATCGATATCAATGAGTTTGACTGGCAGGATCACCGACGCCCGTCGGTCCCGTGGCCTAATGCGGTGGTGTATGAAACCCACGTCAAAGGCTTTACCCAGCTGAATCCGGCCATTCCGCCCGAACTGCGCGGTACCTTTGAGGGGATGGGCCATAAAGCCTCGGTTGACTACATCAAGAGCCTGGGCATCACCTCGGTTGAACTGCTGCCGGTACACTGGTTCCCCGACGACCAGCACCTGCTGGATAAGGGGCTGAAAAATTTCTGGGGCTACAATTCGCTTGGCTTCTTCGTGCCCGCCACCCGTTATTACGGCCCCCGGGGCATTCAGGGCTTCCGCGAGATGGTGCGGGCGTATCACGACGCCGGTATCGAAGTGATTCTGGATGTGGTCTACAACCACACGGCGGAGGGTAACGAGCTGGGGCCAACGCTGTCCTTTAAGGGCATTGATAACTTCTCCTACTATCGCACCCTGCCGGACCAGCACCGTTATTACATTAACGATACCGGTACCGGAAACACGGTGAATACCTCGCATCCCCGCGTGCTGCAAATGGTGATGGATTCACTGCGCTACTGGGCGGAAGCGATGCATATTGATGGTTTTCGTTTCGACCTGGGTACCATTCTGGGGCGCGAGCCGGAAGGCTTCGATCAGCGCGGCGGCTTTTTTGACGCGGTTATGCAGGACCCGGTGCTGGCAAAACTCAAGCTGATCGGCGAGCCATGGGATATCGGGCCGGGCGGCTATCAGGTGGGCGGCTTTCCGCCGGGCTGGGGCGAATGGAACGATAAATATCGCGACACGGTGCGCGAGTACTGGAAGGGCGAAAACGTCACCACCGATTTTGCCGCCCGCCTGCTGGGTTCCGGCGATCTGTACGATCTGCGCGGCCGCCGCCCGTCGGCAAGCGTTAACTTTATCACCGCGCACGATGGCTTCACGCTGAACGACCTGGTGTCGTACAACGAGAAGCACAACGAGGCCAACGGCGAAGGAAATAACGACGGCCATAACGATAACCGCTCCTTCAACTACGGCGCGGAAGGCCCGACGGACGACGCGGGGATCAACGCCGTGCGCGAGTGCCAGAAGCGTAATTTCCTCACCACGCTGCTGTTTTCCCACGGTACGCCGATGCTGCTGGCCGGGGATGAATTTGGCCGCAGCCAGCTGGGCAACAATAATGGCTACTGTCAGGACAGCGAGATCTCGTGGATACACTGGGAAAATCTGCCCGAAAGCGCCGGAGCACTGCGTGAGTTTACCCGCCGTCTGATTGCGCTGCGGGCCAGCCAGCCGCTGCTGCGACGTGAGAACTGGCGCGACGGCATGGTGATTAAATGGTTTAACGCCGGCGGCGGCCCGCAGCAGTCGGAACAGTGGGATGAAGGCACGACGATTGGTTTGTACCTGACGCGGCCCGATCTGCAACAGCAGGAAGGGATCTGGCACGATGTGCTGATGCTGTTCAACCCGTTTGAGGGCAGCGTGCCGTTCAGCATTCCGCAAATTGGCGAAGGCGGCTGGGTACTGGAGCTGAACACCGCCGATCCGCAGCAGCAGGGGCAGGTGATTACGCAGGAAGAGGACTTCGAACTGGCGGGGCGCAGCTTTGTGCTGTTCAGAAGACCATGA